Below is a window of Ornithodoros turicata isolate Travis chromosome 7, ASM3712646v1, whole genome shotgun sequence DNA.
AAATGACAATAAAGTAATTCTTGTACTTCAATCCTTGCAGCTGGACGATGGGCCCTCAGAGTTCCCGCTTGGTGCACCAGAAAACTCCGAGGCTGCTTTCCGTTCTATGGTACAAGCCGTGGCCCTCTTTTTTGGCATATACATAAAAGTATTATCCCCTCTTTCAGGAGGTGCAGGTGCCAACAGATACAGTGGCAACCCCAACTGAGTGGCCTCCCTCTTGTAGCAACGTAAGTGATTGATCCACTTTAATCCCGCACATTGTTTTAAAATGACAATAAAGTAATTCTTGTACTTCAATCCTTGCAGCTGGACGATGGGCCCTCAGAGTTCCCGCTTGGTGCACCAGAAAACTCCGAGGCTGCTTTCCGTTCTATGGTACAAGCCGTGGCCCTCTTTTTTGGCATATACATAAAAGTATTATCCCCTCTTTCAGGAGGTGCAGGTGCCAACAGATACAGTGGCAACCCCAACTGAGTGGCCTCCCTCTTGTAGCAACGTAAGTGATTGATCCACTTTAATCCCGCACATTGCTTTAAAATGACAATAAAGTAATTCTTGTACTTCAATCCTTGCAGCTGGACGATGGGCCCTCAGAGTTCCCGCTTGGTGCACCAGAAAACTCCGAGGCTGCTTTCCGTTCTATGGTACAAGCCGTGGCCCTCTTTTTTGGCATATACATAAAAGTATTATCCCCTCTTTCAGGAGGTGCAGGTGCCAACAGATACAGTGGCAACCCCAACTGAGTGGCCTCCCTCTTGTAGCAACGTAAGTGATTGCATTTTTGCAAATTTTTTTGCCCTCACATTTTTGCAAATGTAAGTGTGACTGACTTCCTATAGTAGGAGAGCCGTATGGTACACAAAGTAGGGGAAGTATTATCTTGGAAAATGAAATCAAATTGGCATATTGCTCTTTACAAGTTGTATTGTGCAAAAAAAATTGTAGACTAGGCTGCACTGTGCACGTCCCTAAATATATTCATACTTCGAACATACATTTTGTTGCAAGAAAGATCCTCACACACACAACCGAAAAATTGTGTGGGATGAAGAGATATGGCATGCATCCTTGTCCCAAGTTGTGAGTCAGTTTTTTTCAGCACCAACTCACTCGCGACAGCAGCGTGCATTATTAAACTGTCATCATTACACACATGTTACTGTGTATAGAAGGATGTGCATGTCTAATCAGGGGATACAATACTAACAATTGTCACAGTTTTTACATTATTGCTAAGCATTTTCAGTACCGTACGAGACCTGTgttatataccgggtgtttcagttacgtcctcgggctaaataattcacgaatgggtgcaccaatcaaataactttcttttttacagctATCTGTCTGATACCACGTGGAAGCCACGCATCGTGTGAATGAGTgcaaggggctcattatttaaataacaATTTAAATTAGTTTTGTGAAAAACATGACTTGCACAGCAGAGCGCTGtctgcattaaaatgggtactaccccttttgggacctctGGTGGACACCTCttaaagaaaaatctgccaccgaagtgggccatttgttgcagtaattaattggtttcggtttacatattttcgtAGAAGTTCATCACAGTGAAGCGCAGAAGGATGCTCTTCCACTCCTTTATCCAGCAATGAATTGcatgttcttgagcttacttcgctaTGGGGAGttctgaagaaaaaatggaaagcgTGTGATATCAAGGCGATGCAAGGTGATTAACTGTGTTTCGTCTgtgcgatcataacagagaaagggcgcatatcagtcagataagcgGGGTGGGGACTGGCGTAGCCTGTCTGatgctgttactttttcttaaGCACTGCCCGTTGCGatgtaagctcaagaacacgtaactCATTGGTGGGTAAGGGAGTGGAAGCACGTCCTTTTGGGCTTCACCGCTATCAGCCACTACAAAGACATGTAAACCAaagccaattaattactgcaacaaatgacccgcttctgTGGCAGATTTTTTCTAAAAGGTGTTCAAAAGGTGAAGTTACCAAAaagggtagtacccattttaatgccgagagcaccctgctttagaagttgtgtTTTTCtagaaactcatttgaatttgtatttaaataatgagcacctcccaGACATTCACACAGTGCGCAGGCTATAGTTGGTGTCAGACAGATATTTGTAAAGAAAAAGTTTTTCGATTGATGCACCGCAAATTATGtatcccggggatttaactgagacaccctgtagaataTTTTCTATTCAGGCTTGTTCATTGCTCACACTACCGTGCTTCCTTTTTCTTGAAGGTGACAGAGAAAAGTGAGATGACCCCTTCTCAACAAAGAGTTTCTTTGAGCATGGATGTGAATTGTACATGCATTTAATATGGTTTCATAGTTATGATTGTGAAGCAAATAATGTTGCAAAATGAAACTGCTCTGTTCATCACACCCTCAGGAATTCTGCGGCATGGCTAGCAGCTCAGACATGGCTACTGTTTTCGTGGTACAGTTCTCGGATGTTGTGTAACTTACTTGCATATGTTCCTCACAGGCACTAACATCCCAGGAAAGTGCACCATCTCTGTCACAAGAAAGATTCTCAGTAGGCAGCAATGTATGTATCATGCATTGTTCCACCTTCTCTTTACAATGCAACAGGTGATCCAGGTGCACATTATGATTATAGCAGAGATAAATGGTAGAGCAGTGCATCACAGGGATGTTGGGGGTTAACTAGATATGATGACTGTGTTCTAGGGTAAAATATTCCTAGATAAATATTTGTGTTATATTTGAAAAGAAAGATATACTGAGGGGAGTGGTGCATATTTGAAACCAAGACAGGATGACCAATAAGCACGGCTGAAAAGCATTTAGGTTGTGCAATATATAGTAAATGTGCAAATGTTGTGTATGGTATATGGAACCGACAAGACACAAGATATCTGCCTGCAAAGTCTTCAAATTCTTATCTTTGCTTTATAGAGGATACACTTGCAAGAAGTAGAGTAATCAGATTACATAAAATGAGCTACTCTATTTTTGGATGGCTGATTAAGTACCTTACACAAAGGTTGAGAATGCATATTAAAGCCCAGATAATAAAGATTGGTTTACGCATAGAGAGGATGAAGGATGGCAAACATACAATTGATACTAAGTAACTACCCTGACATACCAGTAGACTGCACGCAACCCCTCACCTATACATTTACTTAACAAGCTACAAGCTCATCCCATCATGACAATCAAATTATGTGGGTATCAGCCCTGCTAAAGAATTTGCATTCTTTTCTGGACAGTGCTATGGAAGGCTGACGAACTCACTGTTCCTAGCATACCTTTGTTTTCTCATAAGGCTGACGATTTTCTATGTCAATGCCTTAGGTACTTCCTACTTTTGACTTTTCGTAATTTTGCTTATAAGGCTGGTGTTTCTAATTAAATTAAATACAACCTTCCCTGCTCAACAAATGTGAGATATGGAATGGAAACTCAATACTAGTGGAACCGTACACTGTTATATGGCTTGCTGGCAGCTACTCACATATTCACATTAGTTTTGACCATCACCCTTGGTGTGTCATACATTGGGATATCTGTGGTCACATAACACTTTGATCATCTGGTGAATCGAAGAGAGTTGTGAAAATCATCACGCACACATAAAGCGTGCATTGAACTAGTGAATATGGTAATGAGGCTACGGTCTGTCCTGTTATGTTCAGCCATTCACTCCTGAAGAAAGGGTGAAGCTTTTGAGACGTGTTGCACATCTGGAGAAGTTGACGTGACAGTCAAGGAGAAGATGCCGTACTCTGTCTCTGTCAAAGAAACGTCTTGAAAAGGGACTACAGGGTGTATTCAGGAAGGACCAACTTGCTGCACTATCTCGATCAAGCAATCGTGGGTGCAAGTGGTCTCAAGCTACGGTGAAGACAGGATTGCAGCTTCATTTCTCCTGTGGGACGTCTGGGTATGAGACTATTCTCAACCAGAAACTCCCATTCCCCTCTGCCAGGACACTGAGACGTAGGGTACAAGGTATACCCTCATTCATTATATTCTTTTTCTGTTTCATGTGGTGAGGTGGTGTGAATGTGAGGTACGAAGCTGCACAAAGTGtgcgttgaatttcggaacggGTCATCCTACATAAATTAAAGCATTGTTGAATTAAGAAAATTTTCAGTGCTTTGCTGCAGTGTTTCAAGATTTGGGTTCTATGGGGTACTAGGATTGATAGGCAGTGCTTGAAATGTTCCTGAGGCATCACAAATCACATGAATGGTTTATGTTTTAATGCTTTATAAGCACTCTATTATTATATATTTGTGCAGTTGAGGTGTGAAGCTATTTGTTATCAAAATGGATATGGGGTAACATTATTGGCTTGGAGGAATTTGAATATCATCTCATGGTTGGTTTATGTTCAGAGCTCTATCCTGTGATACATAATTTCTTTAGCGTCGTAATGTTAACTGGTCAGAAGAATTTCAGGAAATTTACTGACTTTAGTGATTGTacaaacacagtatatacaggaTATTCAGGTATAGTGATTTTACAGGACAAACGTTCACAGAACACGCTCCgatgcattccttcctcagagtgattCACTAGCAGTGAATGGTACAATGTGAACTTACAAAGAGgagactgggttacctaggcacatgtctgtaagtccatacggtcccattcgctgctagcgtgtcactctgaggaaggaatgtgccggagcgtgttccgaaAACTTTTGTTCAGCACTGTACAGGCAAGGGTGCAGTTGCTTAGCTCATCATTTTTTACTGCATGCAAGCACTTAATGTTCATGTGTCCCTGTCGTGCCTATGTAATGTTTTTGTAGTGTATGTCATGCCTTTCACAATATGGCAGTGATACTCTATAACATGGAATTTTAGCCACTGTATGTAATTGTGCATGACTTTGTTTAGACTTGAAACACATATTTTCATTTAAACAATTAGCATATGAGATGTATCATTCTGTCGTCTTGTCAACAGGGATCAAATTTCAACCAGGAATACTGCATGAGGTGTTCCAGCTTCTCCAGGCAAAAGTGCCTGGCCTCAACGAACAAGAACGTTGCTGCCTCCTGATGATTGACGAAATGTCCATCCAACAACGAATCGAATATGACTCTTCAACAAGCTCTGTTCGCGGTTACACCACACTTCCTGTGCCAGGTGCTGACTGCAACGTGCCTGCTTCACATGGCCTTGTCTTCATGGTGTGTGGCATATCAACCCGATGGAAGCAAGTTGTTGCATACCACTATACAGGTAGATATATTGTTACAACAGGTACAAGATAACAGTTTGGGCTGATATGTTAGAAACGAGAAAGTAAAGACACACCATACGGTGGTATTCCACCACAGCTATTATGCACAGTACTTCAACGCATTGCACAAAAGGCTGGAAAAGAGGTGCGACAAGTATGGGTTATATGCCATGAAAAATGGAAGGATAGAAAAACTGTACCTTCTTATTAACATTGCCTCTCTGTTTGACCATGTCTAATAGTATGGGAAGTGACATAGTGGTTTTGGTCTGTCACATGACTAGAGTTTCTGTGCATCTTCTGGAGAATCCCAAACAGTATTTAGAAAAGAGAGAGCGCAACCGGGATGGTATATGATGATGAGAAGGAATGAGAGACACTGAGACGAAAAGGAGGAACACCAACActttctcagacacagcaacctTGCTGTGCCTGAGGAAGTGTTGGTGTTCCTTTTTCTCTCAGTGTCTTTGGTTTTTTTCTCGTCATCAAGATTCTTCACTGATTATCACGTGGTAGCGAAATATCTTACTTTATGCAGGAGCTTCCTTCAGCGGCATCGATGCTGGAAATTTCACTGCATCAGTCATTGAAAAGTGCTTTGACATCGGCCTGAAGGTTCTTGCAATAACAACAGATATGGCACCAGGAAACAGGTCAATGTGGCAATATTTTGGTGTCGTCACAGGAAAGCACAGCCGTGTAGCCAATGTTGCCAAAcatccttcatttggcaaccaCATCATCAGAGTGCTTGCAGATGTTCCACATCTTGTGAAGAATTTGTGCTCGCATATCGTTAGTGGACAACAGATCATAATTGATCCTGTAGACGTTGCGAAACATGGTTTGGTTGGTAACACAGTGAGTATAGAACCCATCAAAAGACTTGTACAGCACCAAGTAGGAAGTACTTTCAAGCTAGCTCCTAACTTGAAGCCAGAGCTGTTAGATCCGAACCACTTTGACAAAATGAAGGTCTGCAATGCGATGTACATCTTCAGCAACTCAACAGCAACAGCTCTTCGCACAATGGTGAAAGAACATGGCTGGGAGGAAACCGTACTAGTTACGGCATGGTTTCTTCAGCAAGTGAACCACTGGTTTGACATTATTTGCAGCCGCCACCCAGTCATGGCTCTGAGCAGACACAACCCTGCGAGACACGAAGAAGCTGTGGCTTCCCTGGAAACTTTCATGGACATGTTCTGTCGCATGAAAATTGGGAATGGACAATTCAAACCGTGTCAGGCAGGGGTTCGCCTCTCGACAACTTCAATCCTGCAGCTGCAGCAGTACCTTCTTGAGGACCTCTCCTTTGAGTTCTTACTGACATCAAGGTTTACACAGGATAGCCTTGAAAACTTTTTTTCAACTGTACGTCTCAAGAACCCCACTCCAACGCCAATGGAATTCAAAATGGCCTTGAAAATCATAAGCATTAGTCAATATCTGAAAGTCGCAACTACAGGATCATACGAAGTAGATGACGGTACATACTTTTTGGCAGACTTTGACACCTCTCTTGTCAGCAACAACTTGGATGTTGACATAGACGTTGACAATATGACATATGGAAGGCCAATTCTAACTGAAGTTGAAGAAAGCGCCTTTTACTACTATGCAGGCTACATTCTGTCTAGAGTCATAAAGAACAATAAGGTTTGTAGCCAGTGCACAAATGCTGTAGTTGCAAAACCAAATGAGATTTCAAGGGTTCAACAGTTCACTCTGGAAAAATCTTACGGAGTTGATTCACTGACATGCCCATCAGCAGGTGCCTATGAACTCCTCCTCCGCTGCGAATCCGGCTTTAGGAGCAACATCAAGCAATATATGGACAAGGACTACATCATTTCTACTCTTTCTGGTAAGATGTCTCTAGCTTCCGAGGACATTGACATACCACAATGCCACGGAATTAAGGACAACATCATAAAGCGTTTTTGCCATGCACGGTTGCAGCTCCATCTTTCAGAGCTAagtgaaagcatgtgtgtgcAAAGGATTGATAGGAGCAGCATGAGCATGT
It encodes the following:
- the LOC135400450 gene encoding uncharacterized protein LOC135400450, whose protein sequence is MYHSVVLSTGIKFQPGILHEVFQLLQAKVPGLNEQERCCLLMIDEMSIQQRIEYDSSTSSVRGYTTLPVPGASFSGIDAGNFTASVIEKCFDIGLKVLAITTDMAPGNRSMWQYFGVVTGKHSRVANVAKHPSFGNHIIRVLADVPHLVKNLCSHIVSGQQIIIDPVDVAKHGLVGNTVSIEPIKRLVQHQVGSTFKLAPNLKPELLDPNHFDKMKVCNAMYIFSNSTATALRTMVKEHGWEETVLVTAWFLQQVNHWFDIICSRHPVMALSRHNPARHEEAVASLETFMDMFCRMKIGNGQFKPCQAGVRLSTTSILQLQQYLLEDLSFEFLLTSRFTQDSLENFFSTVRLKNPTPTPMEFKMALKIISISQYLKVATTGSYEVDDGTYFLADFDTSLVSNNLDVDIDVDNMTYGRPILTEVEESAFYYYAGYILSRVIKNNKVCSQCTNAVVAKPNEISRVQQFTLEKSYGVDSLTCPSAGAYELLLRCESGFRSNIKQYMDKDYIISTLSGKMSLASEDIDIPQCHGIKDNIIKRFCHARLQLHLSELSESMCVQRIDRSSMSMCAPRRQ